The DNA sequence CATTTTTTCTGGCCATTCTATTAAACTAATCGTGTCTTTATCCCCCAAAAATTCTTCCAAACCCAAATCCACAAGTTCACTCAAAGAGTTTATCCTATACAAATCAATGTGGACGATTTTAGGTCTTTTTCCATAAAACCTTACAAAAACAAAGGTTGGACTTTGAACTCTACCCTTTATCCCAAAACCCTCAACAAAGCCTTGGACAAAAGTGGTTTTGCCACTTCCCAAATCTCCGTATAAAGCTAAAACTTCGCCACCTTTAAGTTTTTTGGCTAAGTTAAAAGCCAATTTTTTAGTTTCTGCGGCAGAATTTGTGAAAATTTCCATATAGATAAAAAACCTAAAAACGCCCCTGTTAAATCAACCAAACTATCTTCAATTCTACCATTTCTCCCGGGAACAAATCGTTGGTGAAATTCGTCCGAGAGAGAATAAAAAATTACAAAGATAAAACTAGCAAATATCCTTTTGTTAAAAGCCCTGTAAGCAAAAATAAAAAGGACGGAATACTCCACAATATGAACACTTTTATGAATTATAAAATCCACCAAAGGATTTCTTGATACGCTTGCTCCGGGAATAGATGACCCCGCAAATATTAAACCGCACCATAAAACCAAAGGAAAATATTTATTTTTAAAAAACGCAATCAATCCAAGAAGTATAACACCAAAACCTCCCACTATTAACTTTATACCATTATTACTTTTCGTATTGTTATTGTCATCAGTGTTGATTATATCTTCCTGCGCTTCTACAACTCCACCTTCTGGCGCGTATTCCTGTATCTCAAAAGTTTCAGGGATTTTGACATCGGGGTTAGCTGTGTTTGCAGACTGCGCGGACAAT is a window from the Patescibacteria group bacterium genome containing:
- a CDS encoding VanZ family protein, coding for GDSVRLLNPNGDLVDETSYETCQTGYSYALDDGEFKLTKTTTPGEENEIVEDEVVVEEEEEAETEAEAIQTESVGQVLSAQSANTANPDVKIPETFEIQEYAPEGGVVEAQEDIINTDDNNNTKSNNGIKLIVGGFGVILLGLIAFFKNKYFPLVLWCGLIFAGSSIPGASVSRNPLVDFIIHKSVHIVEYSVLFIFAYRAFNKRIFASFIFVIFYSLSDEFHQRFVPGRNGRIEDSLVDLTGAFLGFLSIWKFSQILPQKLKNWLLT
- the tsaE gene encoding tRNA (adenosine(37)-N6)-threonylcarbamoyltransferase complex ATPase subunit type 1 TsaE, encoding MEIFTNSAAETKKLAFNLAKKLKGGEVLALYGDLGSGKTTFVQGFVEGFGIKGRVQSPTFVFVRFYGKRPKIVHIDLYRINSLSELVDLGLEEFLGDKDTISLIEWPEKMEGYLPKKALKVEFKFVSENIRGITVL